A part of Stigmatella erecta genomic DNA contains:
- a CDS encoding short-chain fatty acid transporter translates to METLVRIAEGLGRFSARFVPSAFAIAVLLSLLTMGMALGWADAAPEAVLGGWGSGFWELLSFSMQMALVMFTGYLLALTAPVRKGLEALAGLAKGPRGAVALMAFVSMALAYLNWGLSLVASAMLVRFVARRRPEVDYRLLVACAYFGLGATWHSGLSASAPLLVATPGHFLEKQLGVLSIDRTLFSPFNLGLTVAVVAGLTLLAWALHPKPERTVRVDPAVLEKLGDFVPPERPAERSLAVSLDHTRWLNLIFGILGLVWFARHLALNGGWKALNLNVVNFLFLVLAVLLHGTPARLIKAGEEAGSVLHGIVLQFPLYAGIYGIFKTTGLTDQIGELFVSMSTKETFPAIVYLYSGVVNYFVPSGGSKWAIEAPYLLTAAGTLGVAPEKVVLAYAWGDMATDLIQPFWALPLLTVARLEFKDILGFLLLAFLLYFPFVTAAFFLFG, encoded by the coding sequence ATGGAAACCCTGGTTCGCATCGCGGAGGGGCTGGGCCGCTTCTCCGCGCGCTTCGTGCCCAGTGCCTTCGCCATCGCCGTGCTGCTCAGCCTGCTGACGATGGGCATGGCGCTCGGGTGGGCGGACGCCGCGCCCGAGGCGGTGCTGGGCGGCTGGGGCAGCGGCTTCTGGGAGCTGCTCTCCTTCTCCATGCAGATGGCGCTGGTGATGTTCACCGGCTACCTGCTCGCGCTCACCGCGCCCGTGCGCAAGGGGCTGGAGGCCCTGGCGGGGCTGGCCAAGGGCCCGCGCGGCGCGGTGGCGCTCATGGCCTTCGTCTCCATGGCGCTGGCCTACCTCAACTGGGGCCTCTCCCTGGTGGCGAGCGCCATGCTGGTGCGCTTCGTGGCGCGGCGTCGTCCCGAGGTGGACTACCGGCTGCTGGTGGCCTGTGCCTACTTCGGCCTGGGCGCCACGTGGCACTCGGGGCTGTCCGCCTCCGCCCCGCTGCTGGTCGCCACACCCGGGCACTTCCTGGAGAAGCAGCTCGGGGTGCTGTCCATTGACCGGACCCTCTTCTCTCCCTTCAATCTGGGGCTCACCGTGGCGGTGGTGGCCGGGCTGACGCTGCTCGCCTGGGCGCTGCACCCCAAGCCCGAGCGCACGGTGCGCGTGGACCCGGCGGTGCTGGAGAAGCTGGGAGACTTCGTCCCGCCGGAGCGCCCGGCGGAGCGCAGCCTCGCGGTGTCGCTGGACCACACGCGGTGGCTCAACCTGATCTTCGGAATCCTGGGGCTCGTGTGGTTCGCGCGGCACCTGGCGCTCAACGGGGGCTGGAAGGCGCTCAACCTCAACGTGGTGAACTTCCTGTTCCTGGTGCTGGCGGTGCTGCTGCACGGCACCCCGGCACGGCTGATCAAGGCCGGCGAGGAGGCCGGCAGCGTGCTGCACGGCATCGTCCTCCAGTTCCCGCTGTATGCGGGCATCTACGGCATCTTCAAGACGACCGGGCTGACGGACCAGATTGGCGAGCTGTTCGTCTCGATGTCCACGAAGGAGACCTTCCCCGCCATCGTCTACCTCTACAGCGGGGTGGTGAACTACTTCGTGCCCTCGGGAGGCTCGAAGTGGGCCATCGAGGCGCCCTACCTGCTGACCGCTGCGGGCACGCTGGGGGTCGCGCCGGAGAAGGTGGTGCTGGCGTACGCCTGGGGCGACATGGCCACGGATCTCATCCAACCCTTCTGGGCCCTGCCCCTGCTGACGGTGGCCCGGCTGGAGTTCAAGGACATCCTCGGCTTCCTCCTGCTCGCGTTCCTGCTCTACTTCCCCTTCGTCACCGCGGCCTTCTTCCTCTTCGGATGA
- a CDS encoding DUSAM domain-containing protein yields the protein MPGALNWNDVRELGRRVLEEGESLPLTEEVRTILRRTAREVAIDADEAEQALRTVPEATALLREMTRRIRDGSHRLSYTLAQMYRLRDAGDLEGARQQMREVLAVEVVPHYRDIAETSLEALDAPESD from the coding sequence ATGCCCGGCGCCCTCAACTGGAACGATGTGCGGGAACTGGGAAGGCGAGTCCTCGAAGAAGGAGAATCACTCCCTCTCACCGAGGAGGTTCGCACCATTCTGCGACGCACCGCTCGTGAGGTAGCAATCGATGCCGATGAGGCGGAACAGGCGCTTCGCACGGTGCCGGAAGCCACCGCCCTTCTGCGGGAGATGACACGGCGAATCCGCGACGGCTCCCATCGGCTCTCTTACACGCTGGCGCAGATGTACCGTCTTCGAGATGCGGGAGACCTTGAAGGGGCACGCCAGCAGATGCGTGAGGTCCTCGCCGTTGAGGTTGTGCCTCACTATCGCGACATCGCTGAAACCTCGCTGGAGGCCTTGGATGCTCCGGAGAGCGATTAA
- a CDS encoding imm11 family protein produces MPKRFFKLADDVYVPHRWHLDTPADSQGHPVDDRRFLYGTPVPVEGRLRIPVESAGTPLDFTQAGIGVPVVHVRIASSIFAELAPDDVQLIPVDVDGQPEQYLILVATRLLRCIDEQASRIEFWTPEDGVPHKTGQYSSVRDLRIDRAKVGSAQVFRCEGWMGPLIVSGDIKDALERMGATGTRFEEV; encoded by the coding sequence ATGCCCAAGCGGTTCTTCAAGCTCGCCGATGATGTGTATGTCCCGCATCGCTGGCACCTCGACACGCCTGCGGACAGCCAGGGCCATCCCGTGGATGACCGGCGGTTCCTGTACGGGACGCCCGTTCCTGTCGAGGGCCGCTTGAGAATCCCCGTCGAGAGTGCGGGCACGCCCCTGGACTTCACGCAAGCGGGCATCGGCGTGCCGGTTGTCCATGTCCGGATTGCGTCTTCCATCTTCGCGGAGCTGGCCCCGGACGATGTGCAGCTCATCCCCGTGGACGTGGACGGCCAGCCGGAGCAGTACCTCATCCTCGTGGCCACTCGGCTGCTCCGCTGTATCGACGAGCAAGCGTCCCGGATCGAGTTCTGGACGCCGGAGGACGGCGTGCCTCACAAGACCGGCCAGTACTCCTCCGTGCGTGACCTGCGCATCGACAGGGCGAAAGTGGGAAGCGCACAGGTGTTCCGGTGCGAGGGGTGGATGGGTCCGCTGATCGTCTCGGGAGACATCAAGGACGCCTTGGAGCGCATGGGCGCCACCGGCACGCGGTTCGAGGAGGTCTAA
- a CDS encoding HAMP domain-containing protein encodes MRTQKNPVRKVSAKAKMVESTSDSLDTRQLLRVLAAVQKGDFTVRMPVDTVGVAGKVADTLNDIIDLNERMAKEFERIGTMVGKEGRITQRATVASAVGSWADCVESVNMLVADLIQPTTEMGRVIGAVAKGDLSQTMALEVDGRPLKGEFLRTARLVNGMVEQLGSFASEVTRVAREVGTEGKLGGQAKVKGVAGTWKDLTDNVNSMASNLTSQVRNIAEVTTAVARGDLSKKITVDVRGEILELKNTINTMVDQLSSFASEVTRVAREVGTEGKLGGQAVVKGVGGTWKDLTDNVNSMASNLTAQVRNIAEVTTAVANGDLSQKITVDVRGEILELKNTINTMVDQLSSFASEVTRVAREVGTEGKLGGQAVVKGVAGTWKDLTDNVNSMASNLTAQVRNIAEVTTAVANGDLSKKITVDVQGEILELKNTINTMVDQLSSFASEVTRVAREVGTEGKLGGQAVVKGVGGTWKDLTDNVNSMASNLTAQVRNIAEVTTAVANGDLSKKITVDVRGEILELKNTINTMVDQLSSFASEVTRVAREVGTEGKLGGQAVVKGVGGTWKDLTDNVNSMASNLTAQVRNIAEVTTAVANGDLSKKITVDVRGEILELKNTINTMVDQLSSFASEVTRVAREVGTEGKLGGQAVVKGVGGTWKDLTDNVNSMASNLTAQVRNIAEVTTAVANGDLSKKITVDVRGEILELKNTINTMVDQLSSFASEVTRVAREVGTEGKLGGQAIVRGVGGTWKDLTDNVNSMASNLTSQVRNIAEVTTAVARGDLSKKITVDVRGEILELKNTINTMVDQLSSFASEVTRVAREVGTEGKLGGQAVVKGVGGTWKDLTDNVNSMASNLTAQVRNIAEVTTAVANGDLSKKITVDVRGEILELKNTINTMVDQLSSFASEVTRVAREVGTEGKLGGQAVVKGVAGTWKDLTDNVNSMASNLTAQVRNIAEVTTAVANGDLSKKITVDVQGEIAELKNTINTMVDQLSSFASEVTRVAREVGTEGKLGGQAVVKGVAGTWKDLTDNVNSMATNLTTQVRGIAKVVTAVANGDLKRKLVVDAKGEIAELADTINGMIDTLAVFADQVTTVAREVGIEGKLGGQARVPGTAGIWRDLTDNVNQLAANLTTQVRAIAEVATAVTKGDLTRFITVSAQGEVAALKDNINEMIRNLKDTTRKNTEQDWLKTNLAKFTRVLQGQRDLLTVSKVILSELAPLVDAQHGVFYISERIEGDQVLKLLASYAYRERKGLANTFKLGEGLVGQCALEKEPILLSDIPDSYIRISSGLGEEVPRNIVVLPVLFEGDIKAVIELASFHKFSEVHLGFLEQLTESIGIVLNTIAANMRTEALLKQSQALTDELRKQQEELTETNKRLEQQANSLQQSEELLKRQQEELRRTNEELQEKAKLLSEQKNEVERKNLEVEQAKRALEEKAEQLSLTSKYKSEFLANMSHELRTPLNSLLILSQTLSENTDGNLTSRQVEFARTIHASGADLLELINDILDLSKIESGTMAVDVGPLRFNDLREFVERTFRQVADKKTLQFDISLEGTLPGEVQTDSKRLQQVLKNLLSNAFKFTESGQVTLAIQRARGGWAADHPILRNAPTVVAFVVRDTGIGIPKDKHHIIFEAFQQADGSTARKYGGTGLGLSISREIARLLGGEIRLESEVGRGSTFTLFLPLKYVAPRPAENVPSTTVARVAANVQALPAPVEEVPPPPLDTSHSRDIEDDSASILPGDAVLLAVTHTQDHAARLRAAAQDVGFKLLVSTEAESALEMARNARPVAIAVDLDLPDMAGWVVLDRLKHDASTRALPVYTVSGTDHRERSLNLGALGHLRASADPEAAALALRELREFVDRKGRSLLIVEDDDVHRQTLVELLGSEEVHTVAVGTAAQAREAIAGRRFDCMVLDLGLPDVPGSDFLRSLHAEHGSATPPAIVYTGRELTRAQETELRRVAEAIVVKDAQSPERLLEETSLFLHRAPAQLSEPKRRMLEKAREKDPLLMGRKVLVVDDDVRNIFALNTVLERYGMKVAFAESGTEGIALLEKDAEVELVLMDVMMPEMDGYQAMRAIRHMDRFAHLPILALTAKAMKGDREKCLEAGASDYITKPVDIEKLLSLLRVWLHVPRGAVRSARPEVPG; translated from the coding sequence ATGCGTACCCAGAAGAACCCGGTCCGGAAGGTCTCCGCCAAGGCGAAGATGGTGGAGTCCACTTCGGATTCGCTCGACACCCGTCAGCTTCTCCGCGTGCTCGCCGCCGTCCAGAAGGGGGACTTCACCGTCCGGATGCCCGTGGACACGGTGGGCGTCGCCGGCAAAGTCGCCGACACGCTCAACGACATCATCGATCTCAACGAGCGCATGGCCAAGGAGTTCGAGCGCATCGGCACCATGGTCGGTAAGGAGGGCCGCATCACCCAGCGCGCCACCGTGGCCAGCGCCGTGGGCTCCTGGGCCGACTGCGTCGAGTCCGTGAACATGCTGGTGGCGGACCTCATCCAGCCGACCACGGAAATGGGACGCGTCATCGGCGCCGTGGCCAAGGGCGACCTCTCCCAGACCATGGCGCTCGAGGTGGATGGCCGCCCCCTCAAGGGCGAGTTCCTCCGCACCGCCCGCCTGGTGAACGGCATGGTGGAGCAGCTGGGCTCCTTCGCCTCGGAAGTGACCCGCGTGGCGCGCGAGGTGGGTACGGAAGGAAAGCTGGGTGGCCAGGCCAAGGTGAAGGGCGTGGCCGGGACGTGGAAGGACCTCACGGACAACGTGAACTCCATGGCCAGCAACCTGACGTCTCAGGTGCGCAACATCGCCGAGGTGACCACCGCCGTGGCCCGTGGCGACCTGTCCAAGAAGATCACCGTGGACGTGCGCGGCGAGATTCTGGAGCTGAAGAACACCATCAACACGATGGTGGACCAGCTGTCGTCCTTCGCTTCCGAAGTGACCCGTGTGGCGCGCGAAGTGGGTACGGAAGGAAAGCTGGGCGGCCAGGCCGTCGTGAAGGGGGTCGGCGGTACGTGGAAGGACCTCACGGACAACGTGAACTCCATGGCCTCCAACCTCACCGCCCAGGTGCGCAACATCGCCGAGGTGACGACGGCGGTGGCCAATGGGGACCTGTCGCAGAAGATCACCGTGGACGTGCGCGGTGAGATTCTGGAGCTGAAGAACACCATCAACACGATGGTGGACCAGCTGTCGTCCTTCGCTTCCGAAGTGACCCGCGTGGCGCGCGAAGTGGGTACGGAAGGAAAGCTGGGCGGTCAGGCCGTCGTGAAGGGCGTGGCCGGTACATGGAAGGACCTCACGGACAACGTGAACTCCATGGCCTCCAACCTCACCGCCCAGGTGCGAAACATCGCCGAAGTGACGACGGCCGTTGCCAACGGTGACCTGTCCAAGAAGATCACCGTGGACGTGCAGGGCGAAATCCTGGAGCTGAAGAACACCATCAACACGATGGTGGACCAGCTGTCGTCCTTCGCTTCCGAAGTGACCCGCGTGGCGCGCGAGGTGGGTACGGAAGGAAAGCTGGGTGGCCAGGCCGTCGTGAAGGGTGTCGGCGGTACGTGGAAGGACCTCACGGACAACGTGAACTCCATGGCCTCCAACCTCACCGCTCAGGTGCGCAACATCGCCGAGGTGACGACGGCGGTGGCCAACGGTGACTTGTCCAAGAAGATCACCGTGGACGTGCGCGGTGAGATCCTGGAGCTGAAGAACACCATCAACACGATGGTGGACCAGCTGTCGTCCTTCGCCTCCGAAGTGACCCGCGTGGCCCGTGAAGTGGGTACGGAAGGAAAGCTGGGCGGCCAGGCCGTCGTGAAGGGCGTGGGTGGTACGTGGAAGGACCTCACGGACAACGTGAACTCCATGGCCTCCAACCTCACCGCTCAGGTGCGCAACATCGCCGAAGTCACCACCGCTGTTGCCAACGGTGACCTGTCCAAGAAGATCACCGTGGACGTGCGCGGTGAGATTCTGGAGCTGAAGAACACCATCAACACGATGGTGGACCAGCTCTCGTCCTTCGCTTCCGAAGTGACCCGTGTGGCGCGCGAAGTGGGTACGGAAGGAAAGCTGGGTGGCCAGGCCGTCGTGAAGGGCGTGGGTGGTACGTGGAAGGACCTCACGGACAACGTGAACTCCATGGCCTCCAACCTCACCGCCCAGGTGCGCAACATCGCGGAAGTCACCACCGCCGTTGCCAACGGTGACTTGTCCAAGAAGATCACCGTGGATGTGCGCGGTGAGATCCTGGAGCTGAAGAACACCATCAACACGATGGTGGACCAGCTGTCGTCCTTCGCTTCCGAAGTGACCCGCGTGGCGCGCGAGGTGGGTACGGAAGGAAAGCTGGGTGGTCAGGCCATCGTTCGCGGCGTCGGTGGCACGTGGAAGGACCTCACGGACAACGTGAACTCCATGGCCAGCAACCTGACGTCTCAGGTGCGCAACATCGCCGAAGTGACCACCGCCGTGGCCCGTGGTGACCTGTCCAAGAAGATCACCGTGGATGTGCGCGGTGAGATTCTGGAGCTGAAGAACACCATCAACACGATGGTGGACCAGCTCTCGTCCTTCGCTTCCGAAGTGACGCGCGTGGCCCGCGAGGTGGGTACGGAAGGAAAGCTGGGCGGTCAGGCCGTCGTGAAGGGCGTGGGTGGTACGTGGAAGGACCTCACGGACAACGTGAACTCCATGGCCTCCAACCTCACCGCTCAGGTGCGCAACATCGCGGAAGTCACCACCGCTGTGGCCAATGGTGACTTGTCCAAGAAGATCACCGTGGATGTGCGCGGTGAGATCCTGGAGCTGAAGAACACCATCAACACGATGGTGGACCAGCTGTCGTCCTTCGCTTCCGAAGTGACCCGCGTGGCCCGCGAGGTGGGTACGGAAGGAAAGCTGGGTGGGCAGGCCGTCGTGAAGGGCGTGGCCGGTACATGGAAGGACCTCACGGACAACGTGAACTCCATGGCCTCCAACCTCACCGCCCAGGTGCGCAACATCGCCGAGGTGACGACGGCGGTGGCCAACGGTGACCTGTCCAAGAAGATCACCGTGGACGTGCAGGGCGAGATCGCCGAGCTGAAGAACACCATCAACACGATGGTGGACCAGCTGTCGTCCTTCGCCTCGGAAGTGACGCGCGTGGCGCGCGAGGTGGGTACGGAAGGAAAGCTGGGCGGCCAGGCCGTCGTGAAGGGGGTGGCCGGGACGTGGAAGGACCTCACGGACAACGTGAACTCCATGGCCACCAACCTCACCACCCAGGTGCGCGGCATCGCCAAGGTGGTGACCGCCGTCGCCAACGGCGACCTCAAGCGCAAGCTCGTCGTGGATGCCAAGGGAGAGATCGCCGAGCTGGCCGACACCATCAACGGCATGATCGACACCCTGGCCGTGTTCGCCGACCAGGTGACCACGGTGGCCCGCGAGGTGGGTATCGAAGGAAAGCTCGGTGGCCAGGCCCGCGTGCCCGGCACCGCCGGCATCTGGCGCGACCTCACCGACAACGTGAACCAGCTCGCCGCCAACCTCACCACCCAGGTGCGCGCCATCGCCGAGGTCGCCACCGCCGTGACCAAGGGTGACCTCACCCGGTTCATCACCGTGTCCGCCCAGGGCGAAGTGGCCGCCCTCAAGGACAACATCAACGAGATGATCCGCAACCTGAAGGACACCACGCGCAAGAACACCGAGCAGGATTGGCTGAAGACCAACCTCGCCAAGTTCACCCGCGTCCTTCAGGGCCAGCGGGACTTGCTCACCGTCTCCAAGGTCATCCTCTCGGAGCTGGCGCCGCTCGTGGACGCTCAGCACGGCGTCTTCTACATCTCCGAGCGCATCGAGGGAGACCAGGTCCTCAAGCTGCTCGCCTCCTACGCCTACCGCGAGCGCAAGGGCCTGGCCAACACCTTCAAGCTGGGCGAGGGCCTCGTCGGCCAGTGCGCCCTGGAGAAGGAGCCCATCCTCCTGTCCGACATCCCGGACTCCTACATCCGCATCTCCTCCGGCCTCGGCGAGGAGGTGCCGCGCAACATCGTCGTGCTACCGGTGCTCTTCGAGGGCGACATCAAGGCCGTCATCGAGCTGGCCAGCTTCCACAAGTTCAGCGAAGTGCACCTGGGCTTCCTGGAGCAGCTCACCGAGTCCATCGGCATCGTGCTCAACACCATCGCCGCGAACATGCGCACCGAGGCGCTGCTCAAGCAGTCCCAGGCGCTCACCGACGAGCTCCGCAAGCAGCAGGAAGAGCTCACCGAGACGAACAAGCGCCTGGAGCAGCAGGCCAACTCCCTCCAGCAGTCCGAGGAACTCCTCAAGCGTCAGCAGGAGGAGCTGCGCCGCACCAACGAGGAGCTCCAGGAGAAGGCCAAGCTGCTCTCCGAGCAGAAGAACGAGGTGGAGCGCAAGAACCTCGAGGTGGAGCAGGCCAAGCGCGCCCTGGAGGAGAAGGCCGAGCAGCTCAGCCTCACTTCCAAGTACAAGAGCGAGTTCCTCGCCAACATGAGCCACGAGCTGCGCACCCCGCTCAACTCGCTGCTCATCCTCAGCCAGACGCTCAGCGAGAACACCGACGGCAACCTCACCAGCCGCCAGGTGGAGTTCGCCCGCACCATCCACGCCTCGGGCGCCGACCTGCTGGAGCTCATCAACGACATCCTCGACCTGTCGAAGATCGAGTCCGGCACCATGGCCGTGGACGTGGGGCCGCTGCGCTTCAACGACCTGCGCGAGTTCGTGGAGCGCACCTTCCGCCAGGTGGCCGACAAGAAGACGCTCCAGTTCGACATCTCCCTGGAGGGCACGCTGCCCGGCGAAGTCCAGACGGACTCCAAGCGCCTGCAGCAGGTGCTCAAGAACCTGCTGTCCAACGCCTTCAAGTTCACCGAGTCCGGCCAGGTCACCCTCGCCATCCAGCGCGCCCGCGGCGGCTGGGCGGCCGACCACCCCATCCTGCGCAACGCCCCCACCGTGGTGGCCTTCGTGGTGCGCGACACGGGCATCGGCATCCCCAAGGACAAGCACCACATCATCTTCGAGGCCTTCCAGCAGGCCGATGGCTCCACCGCGCGCAAGTACGGCGGCACGGGCCTCGGGCTGTCCATCTCGCGTGAGATCGCCCGGCTGCTCGGAGGCGAGATCCGCCTGGAGAGCGAGGTGGGCCGCGGCAGCACCTTCACCCTCTTCCTGCCGCTCAAGTACGTGGCCCCACGCCCCGCGGAGAATGTCCCCAGCACCACCGTGGCGCGCGTGGCCGCCAACGTCCAGGCGCTGCCGGCCCCCGTCGAGGAGGTCCCCCCGCCGCCGCTCGACACCAGCCACTCCCGGGACATCGAGGACGACAGCGCCTCCATCCTCCCCGGGGACGCGGTGCTGCTCGCGGTGACGCACACGCAGGACCACGCGGCGCGGCTGCGCGCGGCGGCCCAGGACGTGGGCTTCAAGCTGCTCGTGTCCACCGAGGCCGAGTCCGCGCTGGAGATGGCGCGCAACGCCCGGCCCGTGGCCATCGCCGTGGACCTGGACCTGCCGGACATGGCCGGCTGGGTCGTCCTCGACCGGCTCAAGCACGATGCCTCCACGCGCGCGCTGCCCGTCTACACGGTCTCCGGCACGGACCACCGCGAGCGCTCGCTCAACCTGGGCGCCCTGGGCCACCTGCGCGCCTCGGCCGACCCGGAGGCCGCCGCCCTGGCCCTGCGCGAGCTGCGCGAGTTCGTGGACCGGAAGGGCCGCAGCCTGCTCATCGTCGAGGACGATGACGTGCACCGCCAGACGCTCGTGGAGCTTCTGGGCAGCGAGGAGGTGCACACGGTGGCGGTGGGCACCGCCGCGCAGGCCCGGGAGGCCATCGCCGGGCGGCGCTTCGACTGCATGGTGCTGGACCTGGGGCTGCCGGACGTGCCGGGCTCGGACTTCCTGCGCTCGCTCCACGCCGAGCACGGCTCGGCCACCCCGCCGGCCATCGTCTACACGGGCCGCGAGCTGACGCGCGCCCAGGAGACGGAGCTGCGGCGCGTGGCCGAGGCCATCGTCGTCAAGGATGCCCAGAGCCCCGAGCGGCTCCTGGAGGAGACGAGCCTGTTCCTCCACCGCGCGCCCGCGCAGCTCTCCGAGCCCAAGCGCCGCATGCTGGAGAAGGCCCGCGAGAAGGATCCGCTCCTCATGGGCCGCAAGGTGCTCGTGGTGGACGATGATGTGCGCAACATCTTCGCCCTCAACACCGTGCTGGAGCGCTACGGCATGAAGGTGGCCTTCGCCGAGAGCGGCACCGAGGGCATCGCCCTGCTGGAGAAGGACGCCGAGGTGGAGCTGGTCCTCATGGATGTCATGATGCCGGAGATGGACGGCTACCAGGCCATGCGGGCCATCCGCCACATGGATCGCTTCGCCCACCTGCCCATCCTGGCGCTCACCGCCAAGGCGATGAAGGGCGACCGGGAGAAGTGCCTGGAGGCGGGCGCGTCCGACTACATCACCAAGCCGGTGGACATCGAGAAGCTGCTGAGCCTGCTGCGCGTGTGGCTGCACGTGCCGCGCGGCGCCGTCCGCTCCGCGCGCCCGGAGGTTCCGGGGTGA
- a CDS encoding CheR family methyltransferase yields the protein MSPPERGSELERLELELLLEAVWRHHGFDLRDHARPLLLRQLRRHLREERLENLSVLQGRVLHHAEALDGLLRALAGPPRHLFAEPGFFRAFRTRVVPVLRTWPSVRVWHAGCGSGEETYALAILLMEEGLWGRCRLYASDSSEGLLADARTGAVPLPDEEDARHYLEAGGRRALSDYYMRDGNWAVFSRVLREGIFFTQHNLATDGSFNEFQVVVCRDTLLSYNRALSHRVHQRLYESLSRFGFLCLGRKESVASTPHAAAYEELEDSGRVFRRVA from the coding sequence GTGAGCCCCCCGGAGCGGGGCTCCGAGCTGGAGCGGCTCGAGCTGGAGCTGCTCCTGGAGGCCGTGTGGCGCCACCACGGCTTCGACTTGCGCGACCATGCGCGGCCGCTGCTGCTCCGGCAGCTGCGGCGGCACCTGCGCGAGGAGCGGCTGGAGAACCTCTCCGTGCTCCAGGGCCGCGTGCTCCACCACGCCGAGGCGCTGGATGGCCTGCTCCGGGCGCTGGCGGGCCCGCCCCGGCACCTCTTCGCGGAGCCGGGCTTCTTCCGGGCCTTCCGCACGCGCGTGGTGCCGGTGCTGCGCACCTGGCCCTCCGTGCGCGTGTGGCACGCCGGCTGCGGCTCGGGGGAGGAGACGTATGCCCTGGCCATCCTCCTGATGGAGGAGGGGCTGTGGGGCCGGTGCCGGCTGTATGCCTCGGACTCCAGCGAGGGGCTGCTCGCCGACGCGCGCACCGGCGCGGTGCCGCTGCCGGACGAAGAGGATGCCCGGCACTACCTGGAGGCCGGCGGACGGCGCGCGCTGTCGGACTACTACATGCGGGATGGGAACTGGGCGGTGTTCTCCCGCGTCCTGCGCGAGGGCATCTTCTTCACCCAGCACAACCTGGCCACGGACGGCTCCTTCAACGAGTTCCAGGTGGTGGTCTGCCGCGACACGCTCCTGTCCTACAACCGCGCGCTCTCCCACCGGGTGCACCAGCGGCTCTACGAGAGCCTGTCGCGCTTTGGCTTCCTGTGCCTGGGGCGCAAGGAGTCCGTGGCGAGCACGCCCCACGCCGCGGCCTACGAGGAGCTGGAAGACTCGGGCCGCGTCTTCCGGAGGGTGGCATGA
- a CDS encoding chemotaxis protein CheB — translation MSPLGLLVVGAPREALEQVQATLAVLPARMPVPVALVLHRGRHEVLAGPLGHRCPLPVVEPDDKEALLPGRVYLAPAGYHLLVDGGLACLSREPAEHGERPSINALFESASEAHGPGAAGLLFGGHEDGWAGLSVLREQGGRAAVTPPGDEAEGVERVAPGEVKVWLERLISSTRGKVQP, via the coding sequence ATGAGTCCCCTGGGATTGCTGGTGGTGGGCGCGCCGCGCGAGGCCCTGGAGCAGGTGCAGGCCACGCTCGCCGTGCTGCCCGCGCGCATGCCCGTGCCGGTGGCGCTGGTGCTCCACCGGGGCCGGCACGAGGTGCTCGCCGGGCCCCTGGGGCACCGCTGTCCGCTGCCCGTGGTGGAGCCGGATGACAAGGAGGCGCTGCTGCCGGGCCGGGTGTACCTGGCCCCCGCGGGCTACCACCTGCTGGTGGATGGGGGCCTGGCCTGCCTGTCGCGCGAGCCGGCCGAGCATGGCGAGCGCCCCTCCATCAACGCGCTCTTCGAGTCCGCCTCCGAGGCCCATGGGCCCGGCGCGGCGGGCCTGCTCTTCGGGGGCCACGAGGATGGGTGGGCGGGGCTCTCCGTGCTGCGCGAGCAGGGCGGCCGCGCGGCCGTCACCCCGCCGGGGGACGAGGCCGAGGGCGTGGAGCGCGTGGCGCCGGGCGAGGTGAAGGTTTGGCTGGAGCGGCTCATCTCCAGTACACGAGGAAAGGTCCAGCCATGA
- a CDS encoding response regulator produces the protein MSLMSREKVPILLVDDQAEGVMALEATLAPLGHPLVIARSGREALRHMLHQDFAVVLLDVVMPGMDGFETAQLIREREKSRNTPIVFLTALSRGEVPEFRAYAVGAVDYLLKPYEPGILRSKVSVFVELFRKTELVRKQAEALREALQREHERERAELQHRLETERLRVREELLRKEMEAGRHHQRWLEALLAELPTPLALLEPGTGRTLFANRAAQGLADGCLVYAEARKLRPDLVLTGEGEAPLSEESLPAARAVRGEVLAGVRVEWRMDGQQGAALAFSSRLPPMHGRPETALLALFDVATMTK, from the coding sequence ATGAGTCTGATGTCCCGGGAGAAGGTCCCCATCCTGCTGGTGGATGACCAGGCCGAGGGGGTGATGGCGCTGGAGGCCACCCTGGCGCCCCTGGGCCACCCGCTCGTCATCGCCCGGAGCGGGCGCGAGGCCCTGCGCCACATGCTCCACCAGGACTTCGCGGTCGTCCTGCTGGATGTGGTGATGCCGGGCATGGACGGCTTCGAGACGGCGCAGCTCATCCGCGAGCGCGAGAAGAGCCGCAACACCCCCATCGTCTTTCTCACCGCCCTGTCCCGCGGCGAGGTGCCCGAGTTCCGCGCCTACGCCGTGGGCGCGGTGGACTACCTGCTCAAGCCCTACGAGCCGGGCATCCTGCGCTCCAAGGTCAGCGTCTTCGTGGAGCTGTTCCGCAAGACGGAGCTGGTGCGCAAGCAGGCCGAGGCGCTGCGCGAGGCCCTGCAGCGCGAGCACGAGCGCGAGCGGGCCGAGCTGCAGCACCGCCTGGAGACCGAGCGGCTCCGGGTGCGCGAGGAGCTCTTGCGCAAGGAGATGGAGGCGGGCCGCCACCACCAGCGCTGGCTGGAGGCGCTGCTCGCCGAGCTGCCCACCCCCCTGGCGCTGCTGGAGCCCGGCACCGGCCGCACCCTGTTCGCCAACCGCGCCGCCCAGGGGCTCGCCGACGGGTGCCTCGTCTACGCCGAGGCCCGGAAGCTGCGCCCGGACCTGGTGCTTACCGGGGAGGGGGAGGCGCCCCTGTCCGAGGAGTCCTTGCCGGCCGCACGCGCCGTGCGGGGCGAGGTGCTCGCCGGCGTCCGCGTGGAGTGGCGCATGGACGGGCAGCAGGGCGCGGCCCTCGCCTTCTCCTCCCGCCTGCCCCCCATGCACGGCCGGCCGGAGACGGCGCTCCTGGCCTTGTTTGACGTGGCCACCATGACCAAATAA